A single Curtobacterium sp. MCJR17_020 DNA region contains:
- a CDS encoding HAMP domain-containing sensor histidine kinase: MTVDSGPLRTTSLRLRTVVAIVVLLAVLLAGLAVAVEVLLGIRLRAQAEDRLRDRASAAAALVGTVDAEDLADRLSAQGLSVRIVRPDGGAVEAGPTPDQLRTGPPDPGGLPATVPRGSGLVGGTTPTAAATPTTTADGATVTSSSVREDDGVLTLVSRLDDGTRITLTVGTRDVQDTLVQLGWVMGGASAAFLGVAVLGVVLVVRRSLRPLDEMATTARSIAGGDRGRRLRPSRQDTEIGRVAVAMDEMLDAVEGAEREAVAAEARVRSFLSDAAHELRTPVAGVRAAADTLVRDGGGDAATREVLAVHVVRQADRAARLIEDMLTMARLDRGIELDRRPVDLGAFLVAEGDRLRLRLPSVALEVVVPERPVCADVDAERLAQVVGNLVDNAARAAGPAGRIVVSLEGRGARSVLRVEDDGPGIPAQDRVRVFDRLVRLEAARDARSGGAGLGLPIARGIAEAHGGSLQHADDREGGEGDVLGGAVFELRLPASVEGRGPC; the protein is encoded by the coding sequence GTGACGGTCGACAGCGGCCCGCTCCGCACGACCTCGTTGCGGCTGCGCACCGTCGTCGCGATCGTGGTCCTGCTCGCGGTGCTGCTCGCCGGACTGGCGGTCGCCGTCGAGGTGCTGCTCGGCATCCGGCTGCGCGCCCAGGCCGAGGATCGGCTCCGCGACCGCGCATCGGCCGCCGCCGCACTCGTCGGGACCGTCGACGCCGAGGACCTCGCCGACCGGCTCTCCGCGCAGGGGCTGTCGGTGCGCATCGTCCGGCCGGACGGCGGGGCAGTCGAGGCCGGTCCGACGCCGGACCAGCTGCGGACGGGCCCGCCGGACCCCGGCGGCCTGCCGGCGACGGTGCCGCGCGGCAGCGGACTCGTCGGCGGGACCACACCCACGGCTGCGGCGACGCCGACGACCACCGCGGACGGCGCCACGGTCACGTCGTCGTCCGTGCGCGAGGACGACGGGGTGCTCACCCTCGTGAGCCGGCTCGACGACGGCACCCGCATCACGCTGACCGTCGGCACCCGCGACGTGCAGGACACCCTGGTGCAGCTCGGCTGGGTGATGGGCGGTGCCTCCGCGGCGTTCCTCGGCGTCGCCGTCCTCGGTGTGGTGCTCGTCGTCCGGCGGTCCCTGCGGCCGCTGGACGAGATGGCGACCACCGCGCGGTCGATCGCGGGCGGCGACCGCGGACGGCGACTCCGACCCTCGCGGCAGGACACCGAGATCGGTCGCGTCGCCGTCGCCATGGACGAGATGCTCGACGCCGTCGAGGGCGCGGAGCGCGAGGCCGTCGCGGCAGAGGCACGGGTCCGCTCGTTCCTCTCCGACGCCGCGCACGAGCTGCGGACGCCGGTCGCCGGGGTCCGGGCTGCGGCCGACACGCTCGTGCGCGACGGTGGCGGCGACGCCGCCACGCGCGAGGTGCTCGCCGTGCACGTCGTCCGCCAGGCAGACCGAGCCGCGCGGCTCATCGAGGACATGCTCACGATGGCCCGGCTCGACCGGGGGATCGAACTCGACCGACGACCGGTGGACCTCGGCGCCTTCCTCGTGGCGGAGGGCGACCGGCTGCGGTTGCGGCTGCCGTCCGTCGCGCTCGAGGTCGTGGTGCCCGAGCGGCCCGTGTGCGCCGACGTCGACGCCGAGCGGCTCGCCCAGGTCGTCGGCAACCTCGTCGACAACGCCGCCCGCGCTGCCGGACCCGCGGGCCGGATCGTCGTCTCCCTCGAGGGCCGGGGAGCGCGCTCCGTGCTCCGGGTGGAGGACGACGGTCCGGGGATCCCGGCCCAGGACCGCGTGCGGGTGTTCGACCGACTCGTCCGCCTCGAGGCTGCTCGCGACGCCCGTTCCGGTGGGGCCGGACTGGGCCTGCCGATCGCACGGGGCATCGCCGAGGCGCACGGCGGGTCCCTGCAGCACGCCGACGACCGTGAAGGCGGCGAGGGCGACGTGCTCGGCGGTGCGGTGTTCGAGCTGCGGCTGCCGGCGTCGGTCGAGGGGCGGGGGCCCTGCTAG
- a CDS encoding GNAT family N-acetyltransferase — MDDVVIRASRPEDMPAVADLRWRWSVGEGGAEPAATPDDYRAAMTAFALEHPDTHRCVVAERDGWVLGMAWLGLVARPPTPDRPGRRLTADVQTVYVHPDLRGLGVAGRLVTALLDIADDLGVERTSVHSSVDGERLYRRLGFGDARLLLQRPPED, encoded by the coding sequence GTGGACGACGTGGTGATCCGGGCCTCCCGGCCTGAGGACATGCCAGCGGTGGCCGACCTGCGGTGGCGGTGGAGTGTCGGCGAGGGCGGCGCCGAGCCGGCCGCGACGCCGGACGACTACCGCGCGGCGATGACGGCCTTCGCACTCGAACACCCGGACACGCACCGGTGCGTGGTCGCGGAGCGCGACGGCTGGGTGCTCGGGATGGCGTGGCTCGGACTCGTCGCCCGGCCGCCGACCCCGGACCGGCCGGGGCGACGCCTGACCGCCGACGTGCAGACCGTCTACGTGCACCCCGACCTGCGCGGGCTCGGCGTCGCCGGACGACTCGTCACCGCGCTGCTCGACATCGCGGACGACCTCGGCGTCGAGCGGACCTCGGTGCACTCGAGCGTGGACGGGGAGCGGCTCTACCGGCGGCTCGGCTTCGGCGACGCACGGCTGCTGCTGCAGCGTCCGCCCGAGGACTGA
- a CDS encoding response regulator transcription factor, giving the protein MPVPARILVVDDDDSIRTSVATTLRAEGFLVAEASDGRDLVEDLRRAAPDLVLLDWMLPGPSGIVLAGRVRSTSDAAVVMMTARDELDERLRGFAEGADDYVVKPFAMAELVARVTAVLRRRGRIPSVVEVGDLVLDPDAATARRAGVLLDLTATEFRLLRFLAESRGRTVSKGQITTQVWGYDDVAANVVEVHLSALRRKMEAHGPRLVHTVRGIGYRLSDERTAA; this is encoded by the coding sequence GTGCCTGTTCCCGCTCGAATCCTGGTCGTCGACGACGACGACTCCATCCGGACCTCCGTCGCGACGACCCTGCGTGCGGAGGGCTTCCTGGTCGCCGAGGCGTCCGACGGACGCGACCTCGTCGAGGACCTCCGCCGCGCCGCGCCCGACCTCGTCCTGCTGGACTGGATGCTGCCCGGGCCGAGCGGCATCGTGCTCGCCGGTCGGGTGCGCTCCACCTCGGACGCCGCCGTGGTGATGATGACCGCGCGGGACGAGCTCGACGAGCGGTTGCGCGGCTTCGCCGAGGGCGCCGACGACTACGTGGTGAAACCGTTCGCGATGGCCGAGCTGGTGGCGCGGGTGACGGCGGTGCTCCGGCGGCGCGGGCGGATCCCGTCGGTCGTCGAGGTCGGCGACCTCGTCCTCGACCCGGACGCCGCCACCGCTCGGCGTGCCGGGGTCCTGCTCGACCTCACCGCGACGGAGTTCCGCCTGCTGCGGTTCCTCGCCGAGAGCCGGGGGCGCACCGTGTCGAAGGGGCAGATCACGACGCAGGTGTGGGGCTACGACGACGTCGCGGCGAACGTCGTCGAGGTCCACCTCAGCGCCCTCCGACGGAAGATGGAGGCGCACGGGCCGCGGCTCGTGCACACCGTGCGCGGCATCGGGTACCGGCTGAGCGACGAGCGGACGGCAGCGTGA
- a CDS encoding DUF885 domain-containing protein produces the protein MSEERPVRQQTAVDHVAEGWVATLVDLDPTTATYIGVPGRTGEYGDTSPAGAAALADAARAAKHALDAAAAVDPVDEVTKADLGAELDLVQESYARKLHLRDLNVIASPAQSVREIIDLMPTATESDWHDVASRLHALPDALEGIRETLLEGTREDVTPAKRQVALVAEQAARNGAEDGFFRRLAEGAAFDDGSPVPDSLRAELTRGAEVASAAYRSLGQFLEHELLPLATPVDAVGREAYELHSRRFLGAVVDLDETYEWGLEELARMRDEQERIADRIEPGASVARAIEVLDTDPSRILHGTDALQRWMQETSDASVAAMAGTYFDIPDPIRRLECRIAPTQEGGIYYSGPSDDFSRAGRMWWSVPEGVTEFGTWREKTTVYHEGVPGHHLQISQGVYNRGELNTWRRQLSGSSGHVEGWALYAERLMEQLGFLDDDGDRLGMLDGQRMRAARVVLDIGVHLQKTNPDGGGWTWEYALDFMRENVNMDDAFVQFEVARYFGWPGQAPSYKVGQRVWESIRDEVAAREGADFDLKSFHRRALALGSVGLDTLRSALLG, from the coding sequence ATGAGCGAAGAGCGTCCCGTCCGCCAGCAGACCGCCGTCGACCACGTGGCCGAGGGATGGGTCGCCACCCTCGTCGACCTCGACCCGACGACGGCCACGTACATCGGTGTTCCGGGTCGCACGGGGGAGTACGGCGACACCTCACCCGCCGGCGCGGCCGCCCTGGCCGACGCGGCACGGGCCGCGAAGCACGCGCTCGACGCCGCGGCGGCGGTGGACCCCGTCGACGAGGTCACGAAGGCGGACCTCGGCGCCGAACTCGACCTGGTGCAGGAGTCGTACGCGCGGAAGCTGCACCTCCGCGACCTCAACGTGATCGCGAGCCCGGCGCAGTCGGTCCGCGAGATCATCGACCTGATGCCGACGGCGACCGAGTCGGACTGGCACGACGTCGCCAGCCGGCTGCACGCGTTGCCGGACGCGCTCGAGGGCATCCGCGAGACCCTGCTCGAGGGCACGCGCGAGGACGTCACCCCGGCGAAGCGGCAGGTCGCCCTGGTCGCGGAGCAGGCCGCCCGCAACGGTGCCGAGGACGGCTTCTTCCGCCGGCTCGCCGAGGGTGCGGCGTTCGACGACGGCTCGCCCGTGCCGGACTCGCTCCGTGCCGAGCTGACCCGCGGGGCCGAGGTCGCCTCGGCCGCGTACCGGAGCCTCGGACAGTTCCTCGAGCACGAGCTGCTGCCGCTCGCCACCCCGGTCGACGCCGTCGGGCGCGAGGCCTACGAGCTGCACTCCCGCCGGTTCCTCGGCGCCGTCGTCGACCTCGACGAGACGTACGAGTGGGGCCTCGAGGAACTCGCCCGCATGCGTGACGAGCAAGAGCGGATCGCGGACCGGATCGAGCCGGGTGCGAGCGTGGCCCGGGCGATCGAGGTGCTGGACACCGACCCGTCGCGGATCCTGCACGGCACGGACGCCCTGCAGCGCTGGATGCAGGAGACGAGCGATGCCTCCGTCGCCGCGATGGCCGGCACGTACTTCGACATCCCGGACCCGATCCGCCGGCTGGAGTGCCGCATCGCCCCGACGCAGGAGGGCGGGATCTACTACAGCGGCCCGTCCGACGACTTCTCGCGCGCGGGCCGGATGTGGTGGTCGGTGCCCGAGGGCGTCACCGAGTTCGGCACCTGGCGCGAGAAGACGACGGTCTACCACGAGGGCGTCCCCGGGCACCACCTGCAGATCAGCCAGGGCGTCTACAACCGCGGTGAGCTGAACACGTGGCGTCGCCAGCTGTCCGGCTCGTCCGGACACGTCGAGGGTTGGGCGCTCTACGCCGAGCGTCTGATGGAGCAGCTCGGGTTCCTCGACGACGACGGCGACCGGCTGGGCATGCTCGACGGCCAGCGCATGCGTGCCGCCCGCGTGGTGCTCGACATCGGCGTGCACCTGCAGAAGACCAACCCGGACGGCGGCGGCTGGACGTGGGAGTACGCCCTCGACTTCATGCGCGAGAACGTGAACATGGACGACGCGTTCGTGCAGTTCGAGGTCGCGCGGTACTTCGGGTGGCCCGGACAGGCGCCGTCGTACAAGGTGGGCCAGCGCGTGTGGGAGTCGATCCGCGACGAGGTCGCCGCTCGCGAAGGCGCCGACTTCGACCTGAAGTCGTTCCACCGTCGCGCGCTCGCCCTCGGGAGCGTCGGTCTCGACACGCTGCGGAGCGCGCTGCTCGGCTGA
- the rpsA gene encoding 30S ribosomal protein S1: protein MTTTTTKAPKQVAINDIGSADDFLAEVEKTLKFFNDGDLISGTVVKIDRDEVLLDVGYKTEGVIPSRELSIKHDVDPNEVVKVGDEVEALVLQKEDKEGRLILSKKRAQYERAWGDVEKIKESDGVVTGTVIEVVKGGLIVDIGLRGFLPASLIELRRVRDLTPYLGQEIEAKILELDKNRNNVVLSRRALLEQTQSESRTTFLNNLHKGQVRKGIVSSIVNFGAFVDLGGVDGLVHVSELSWKHIEHASEVVEVGQEVTVEILEVDLDRERVSLSLKATQEDPWQVFARTHAIGQIAPGKVTKLVPFGAFVRVADGIEGLVHISELSNKHVELAEQVVSVNDEVFVKIIDIDLDRRRISLSLKQANEGVDPEGTEFDPALYGMPTEYDDKGDYKYPDGFDPETNEWLEGYDTQRTEWEGQYAAAQGRWEAHKAQVAKTIADEEKGGFDLPAGASTSSASSSSSFSSETGGASPLADDASLAALREKLSSTN from the coding sequence ATGACAACCACTACGACCAAGGCTCCTAAGCAGGTCGCCATCAACGACATCGGTTCGGCTGATGACTTCCTGGCCGAGGTCGAGAAGACCCTGAAGTTCTTCAACGACGGTGATCTCATCTCCGGCACCGTCGTGAAGATCGACCGCGACGAGGTCCTCCTCGACGTCGGTTACAAGACCGAGGGCGTCATCCCCTCGCGCGAGCTCTCGATCAAGCACGACGTCGACCCCAACGAGGTCGTCAAGGTCGGCGACGAGGTCGAGGCCCTGGTCCTCCAGAAGGAGGACAAGGAAGGCCGCCTCATCCTGTCCAAGAAGCGTGCGCAGTACGAGCGCGCATGGGGCGACGTCGAGAAGATCAAGGAGTCCGACGGCGTCGTGACCGGCACGGTCATCGAGGTCGTCAAGGGTGGCCTGATCGTCGACATCGGTCTCCGCGGCTTCCTCCCCGCCTCGCTCATCGAGCTCCGTCGCGTCCGCGACCTCACGCCGTACCTCGGCCAGGAGATCGAGGCGAAGATCCTCGAGCTCGACAAGAACCGCAACAACGTGGTCCTGTCGCGCCGTGCGCTCCTCGAGCAGACGCAGTCCGAGTCCCGGACCACGTTCCTCAACAACCTGCACAAGGGCCAGGTCCGCAAGGGCATCGTGTCCTCGATCGTCAACTTCGGTGCGTTCGTGGACCTCGGTGGCGTCGACGGTCTCGTCCACGTCTCCGAGCTCAGCTGGAAGCACATCGAGCACGCCAGCGAGGTCGTCGAGGTCGGTCAGGAAGTCACCGTCGAGATCCTCGAGGTCGACCTGGACCGTGAGCGCGTGTCGCTCTCGCTCAAGGCGACGCAGGAGGACCCGTGGCAGGTCTTCGCCCGCACCCACGCGATCGGCCAGATCGCACCGGGCAAGGTCACGAAGCTCGTCCCGTTCGGTGCCTTCGTCCGCGTTGCCGACGGCATCGAGGGCCTGGTGCACATCTCCGAGCTCTCGAACAAGCACGTCGAGCTCGCCGAGCAGGTCGTCTCGGTCAACGACGAGGTCTTCGTCAAGATCATCGACATCGACCTCGACCGTCGCCGCATCTCGCTCAGCCTCAAGCAGGCGAACGAGGGCGTGGACCCCGAGGGCACCGAGTTCGACCCGGCGCTCTACGGCATGCCGACCGAGTACGACGACAAGGGTGACTACAAGTACCCGGACGGCTTCGACCCGGAGACGAACGAGTGGCTCGAGGGCTACGACACCCAGCGCACCGAGTGGGAGGGCCAGTACGCGGCCGCCCAGGGTCGTTGGGAAGCCCACAAGGCGCAGGTCGCGAAGACCATCGCCGACGAGGAAAAGGGTGGCTTCGACCTCCCGGCCGGCGCATCGACGTCGTCCGCTTCCTCTTCGTCGTCGTTCTCGAGCGAGACCGGTGGCGCAAGCCCCCTCGCCGACGACGCTTCGCTGGCGGCGCTCCGCGAGAAGCTCAGCTCGACCAACTGA
- a CDS encoding hotdog fold thioesterase, with protein sequence MGELADKMGMVITEMSADRAVGSIPVEGNRQPVGLLHGGAYVVLAESLGSMAANVHAGEGRYAVGIELNASHTRSATSGTVTGVCTAIHLGNTLTTHEIVLTDDQGRRCSTVRITNLIREAR encoded by the coding sequence ATGGGTGAGCTCGCCGACAAGATGGGCATGGTCATCACCGAGATGTCGGCCGACCGCGCCGTCGGCAGCATCCCGGTCGAGGGCAACCGCCAACCGGTCGGCCTGCTGCACGGGGGCGCCTACGTCGTCCTCGCCGAGAGCCTCGGTTCGATGGCCGCCAACGTGCACGCCGGCGAGGGCCGCTACGCCGTCGGCATCGAGCTGAACGCCTCGCACACCCGGAGCGCCACGTCCGGCACCGTCACCGGTGTCTGCACCGCGATCCACCTCGGCAACACGCTCACCACGCACGAGATCGTGCTCACCGACGACCAGGGGCGCCGCTGCTCCACCGTCCGCATCACCAACCTCATCCGCGAGGCACGCTGA
- a CDS encoding response regulator: MSDTEATATAPRRVVVAEDESLIRLDIVEILRDNGFDVVGEAGDGETAVQLATDLRPDLVVMDVKMPQLDGISAAEKLSKNHIAPVVLLTAFSQKDLVERATEAGALAYVVKPFTPNDLLPAIEIALSRHQQIITLEAEVADLVERFETRKLVDRAKGLLNEKMGLTEPEAFRWIQKASMDRRLTMHDVAKAIIEQLSAKK; encoded by the coding sequence GTGAGTGACACAGAAGCAACTGCAACAGCACCCCGTCGCGTCGTCGTCGCCGAGGACGAGTCGCTCATCCGCCTCGACATCGTCGAGATCCTCCGCGACAACGGGTTCGACGTGGTCGGCGAGGCCGGCGACGGCGAGACCGCCGTGCAGCTCGCCACCGACCTCCGTCCCGACCTCGTCGTGATGGACGTCAAGATGCCCCAGCTCGACGGCATCTCCGCAGCCGAGAAGCTGTCCAAGAACCACATCGCTCCGGTGGTCCTCCTCACGGCGTTCAGCCAGAAGGACCTCGTCGAGCGTGCCACCGAGGCCGGCGCGCTGGCCTACGTGGTCAAGCCGTTCACCCCGAACGACCTGCTCCCCGCGATCGAGATCGCCCTCTCGCGGCACCAGCAGATCATCACGCTCGAGGCCGAGGTCGCCGACCTGGTCGAGCGCTTCGAGACCCGCAAGCTCGTCGACCGCGCCAAGGGCCTGCTCAACGAGAAGATGGGCCTCACCGAGCCCGAGGCGTTCCGCTGGATCCAGAAGGCCTCGATGGACCGCCGCCTGACCATGCACGACGTCGCCAAGGCGATCATCGAGCAGCTCAGCGCCAAGAAGTAG
- the coaE gene encoding dephospho-CoA kinase, protein MRIIGLTGGIAAGKSTVSKRWAEHGGVVVDADRLARDAVAPGSPGLAQVAERFGSSVIAADGSLDRPALGAIVFSDPAARKDLEAITHPEVWRLAQRAFDAAEAVDPDAVVVYDVPLLAEARGSRPLRFDAVVVVDAPAAQRIERLVEHRAMARDEAERRVAAQASDADRLALADHVVDATGTLDQTIRSADEVWSRITS, encoded by the coding sequence GTGCGCATCATCGGTCTCACGGGCGGCATCGCCGCGGGCAAGTCGACGGTCTCCAAGCGGTGGGCGGAGCACGGCGGCGTCGTCGTCGACGCCGACCGGCTGGCGCGGGACGCGGTCGCACCCGGCAGCCCCGGGCTCGCGCAGGTCGCCGAGCGGTTCGGCTCCTCGGTGATCGCGGCCGACGGCTCGCTCGACCGTCCCGCGCTCGGAGCGATCGTGTTCTCCGACCCCGCGGCACGCAAGGACCTCGAGGCGATCACCCACCCCGAGGTCTGGCGGCTCGCCCAGCGTGCCTTCGACGCGGCCGAGGCCGTCGACCCGGACGCGGTCGTCGTGTACGACGTGCCCCTGCTCGCCGAGGCCCGCGGATCCCGCCCGCTCCGGTTCGATGCGGTCGTGGTCGTCGACGCCCCCGCCGCGCAGCGCATCGAGCGGCTGGTGGAGCACCGTGCCATGGCCCGCGACGAGGCCGAGCGCCGGGTGGCTGCACAGGCGAGCGACGCCGACCGACTCGCGCTCGCCGACCACGTCGTCGACGCGACGGGCACACTCGACCAGACGATCCGATCGGCCGACGAAGTGTGGTCGCGGATCACCTCGTGA
- the polA gene encoding DNA polymerase I, producing the protein MVIDGHSLAFRAFYALPVDSFVNRDGQHTNAIHGFISMLLMLLQREKPTHLAVAFDISRFSFRTREYEAYKGTRSETPAEFKGQIPLLQQALEAMGITTVTKEDYEADDILATLSSQGAAQGYQVYVVSGDRDAIQLVNDDVTLLYPSVRGVSELTRYDRDKVYERYGIEPHQYPDIAALVGETSDNLIGIDKVGEKTAVKWVTQYGSLEGVLEHADEIKGVVGNNLREQQDRAVRNRRLNRLVTDVELPVGPADVALRPLDETAVRELFAKLQFRTLLDRVFKVAGSGEPSEQPAEGGVTDGTATPPSVKTLIDEELGYWLERRNASEAANGYGVAVEVIDGRLSTIGIATHDDAVQVPGGSGAKDYEQLSAWFASDAPKHFHDAKTAIKVLATAGFVVNGIAGDARITGWLAQPGKQGQPLADLVYQELGEELPTADPNQLVPETDPVNVGVHAWFVLRVTTALRARIDESSLKVLDDIELPLVSVLASMETIGVGIDRPVLTGLSKELGERAADLAQQAFAEIGHEVNLGSPKQLQEVLFTELAMPKTRKTKTGFSTDAASLADLQEQHPHPFLGQLLQHRDATKLRQIVDTLDAAIVDGRIHTRYEQTGSSTGRISSTDPNLQNIPVKTAVGRRVRSAFAVAEPYTTLITADYSQIEMRIMAHLSGDPGLIQAFNEGEDLHRFVGARVFGVEPSEVSAEMRTKVKAMSYGLAYGLSAFGLSKQLRIEQSEARTLMTEYFARFGAVRDYLRNVVEQAREDGYTETIFGRRRPFPDLKSPNRVLRENAERAALNAPIQGSAADIMKIAMLGVDEDLRDGGLESHLLLQVHDELILEVAPGEQDRVEEILRTRMGNAAELTVPLDVSVGLGANWESAAH; encoded by the coding sequence ATGGTCATCGACGGCCACTCGCTCGCCTTCCGGGCCTTCTACGCGCTGCCGGTCGACAGTTTCGTGAACCGCGACGGGCAGCACACGAACGCCATCCACGGCTTCATCTCGATGCTGCTCATGCTCCTGCAGCGCGAGAAGCCGACGCACCTGGCGGTGGCGTTCGACATCTCCCGGTTCTCGTTCCGCACCCGTGAGTACGAGGCGTACAAGGGCACCCGCTCCGAGACCCCGGCCGAGTTCAAGGGGCAGATCCCGCTGCTGCAGCAGGCGCTCGAGGCGATGGGCATCACCACCGTGACGAAGGAGGACTACGAGGCCGACGACATCCTCGCGACCCTGTCGTCCCAGGGTGCTGCGCAGGGGTACCAGGTGTACGTCGTCTCCGGCGACCGCGACGCCATCCAGCTCGTCAACGACGACGTGACGCTGCTGTACCCGTCGGTCCGTGGCGTCTCCGAGCTCACCCGGTACGACCGCGACAAGGTGTACGAGCGCTACGGCATCGAGCCGCACCAGTACCCGGACATCGCCGCGCTCGTCGGCGAGACCAGCGACAACCTGATCGGCATCGACAAGGTCGGCGAGAAGACCGCGGTCAAGTGGGTCACGCAGTACGGCTCGCTCGAGGGGGTCCTCGAGCACGCCGACGAGATCAAGGGCGTCGTCGGCAACAACCTGCGCGAGCAGCAGGACCGTGCCGTCCGCAACCGCCGGCTGAACCGCCTCGTCACCGACGTCGAACTGCCCGTCGGCCCGGCGGACGTCGCGCTCCGTCCCCTCGACGAGACCGCCGTGCGCGAGCTGTTCGCCAAGCTGCAGTTCCGCACGCTGCTCGACCGCGTCTTCAAGGTCGCCGGCTCCGGCGAACCGTCCGAGCAGCCGGCCGAGGGCGGGGTGACCGACGGCACCGCGACCCCGCCGTCGGTGAAGACCCTGATCGACGAAGAACTCGGGTACTGGCTCGAGCGCCGCAACGCGTCCGAGGCGGCGAACGGCTACGGCGTCGCGGTCGAGGTCATCGACGGCCGACTCAGCACCATCGGCATCGCCACCCACGACGACGCCGTCCAGGTGCCCGGCGGCAGCGGCGCGAAGGACTACGAGCAGCTGTCGGCGTGGTTCGCCTCCGACGCCCCGAAGCACTTCCACGATGCCAAGACCGCGATCAAGGTGCTCGCGACCGCGGGCTTCGTCGTGAACGGCATCGCCGGCGACGCCCGCATCACTGGGTGGCTCGCCCAGCCCGGCAAGCAGGGGCAGCCGCTGGCCGACCTCGTCTACCAGGAGCTCGGCGAAGAGCTCCCCACCGCCGACCCGAACCAGCTCGTGCCGGAGACCGACCCGGTCAACGTCGGCGTGCACGCGTGGTTCGTCCTGCGGGTCACGACGGCGCTCCGTGCCCGGATCGACGAGTCCTCGCTCAAGGTCCTCGACGACATCGAGCTCCCGCTGGTGTCGGTGCTCGCGAGCATGGAGACGATCGGTGTCGGCATCGACCGCCCGGTACTCACGGGGCTGTCGAAGGAACTGGGAGAGCGTGCCGCCGACCTGGCGCAGCAGGCGTTCGCCGAGATCGGGCACGAGGTGAACCTCGGGTCCCCGAAGCAGCTGCAGGAAGTGCTGTTCACCGAGCTCGCGATGCCGAAGACCCGCAAGACGAAGACCGGGTTCTCGACCGACGCGGCCAGTCTGGCCGACCTGCAGGAGCAGCATCCGCACCCGTTCCTCGGCCAGCTGCTGCAGCACCGCGACGCCACGAAGCTCCGCCAGATCGTCGACACGCTCGACGCGGCGATCGTCGACGGGCGCATCCACACCCGGTACGAGCAGACGGGCAGCAGCACCGGTCGCATCTCGTCCACCGACCCGAACCTGCAGAACATCCCGGTGAAGACCGCGGTCGGACGCCGGGTCCGGTCGGCGTTCGCCGTCGCCGAGCCGTACACGACGCTCATCACGGCCGACTACTCGCAGATCGAGATGCGCATCATGGCGCACCTGTCCGGCGACCCCGGTCTCATCCAGGCCTTCAACGAGGGCGAGGACCTGCACCGCTTCGTCGGCGCCCGCGTGTTCGGTGTCGAGCCGTCCGAGGTCTCCGCCGAGATGCGCACCAAGGTCAAGGCGATGTCGTACGGCCTGGCCTACGGGCTGAGCGCGTTCGGGCTGTCGAAGCAGCTCCGCATCGAGCAGTCCGAGGCCCGGACGCTCATGACCGAGTACTTCGCCCGGTTCGGTGCCGTGCGCGACTACCTGCGCAACGTCGTCGAGCAGGCGCGCGAGGACGGCTACACCGAGACGATCTTCGGTCGTCGCCGGCCGTTCCCGGACCTGAAGAGCCCGAACCGCGTCCTGCGCGAGAACGCCGAGCGTGCCGCGCTGAACGCGCCGATCCAGGGCTCGGCGGCCGACATCATGAAGATCGCGATGCTCGGCGTCGACGAGGACCTGCGCGACGGCGGACTCGAGTCGCACCTGCTGCTCCAGGTGCACGACGAGCTCATCCTCGAGGTCGCGCCCGGCGAGCAGGACCGCGTCGAGGAGATCCTGCGCACCCGGATGGGCAACGCCGCCGAACTCACCGTGCCGCTCGACGTCTCGGTCGGTCTCGGTGCGAACTGGGAGAGCGCGGCGCACTGA